The Bradyrhizobium barranii subsp. barranii genome segment ATGGTATCTGGCCCAGCTCGAATTCCGTTTCCCCGCCTTCGGCCGCGTCCATCATGGCGGCGTGACGCTGGAATTGCGTCAGGCGCTGGAGCCCTGGCACGTGCTGGGCGAGGAGGGCTCGGCCGGCGGCACGGTGCGCTACGTCGACAGTTCGGTCGAACGACTTCAAGTGAAAGCTGAGGGGTTTGTCGAGGGCCGCCACATCGTGACCTGCAACGGCCGCCGCCTGCCGATGACCTCGACCGGACGCTTCGGGGAGGCGGTCGCCGGCGTCCGCTTCAAGGCCTGGCAGCCGGCCTCCGGCCTGCACCCGACCATCCCGGTTCACGCGCCCCTGACCTTCGACCTGATCGACACCTGGAACGGGCGCTCGCTGGGCGGCTGCGTCTATCACGTCGCCCATCCCGGCGGCCGCAGCTACGACACCAAGCCGGTCAACACCTACGAGGCCGAGGCGCGGCGGCTGGCGCGCTTCCAGGACCACGGCCATACGCCGGGTCCGATGCAGCCCCCGCCCGAGGAACGCACAAATGAGTTTCCGCTGACCCTCGACTTGCGGACCCCGCTCCTGCAATGAGAATGATGGTGGGGCAGGGAGAGGCGCATGGGCGAGGGCGCAGCCGAACAGGACGACAAGACGGGTAAGGCGCGAGGTCAGCGCGAAGGCCAGCGCCGCCTCGCGCAATGGGTCCGCGACTATAGCCGCCTGCCCGGCATCCCCGACGAGTTCCTGGGGCCCGACGGCGCCCCCCGCGCGGTCTGGAGCCGCTTCTTCGACGCCTTCGGCGCGCTCGCGCCGGACGAGATCGAACGGCGGTTCGGCATGGCCGACCGCCATTTGCGCGAGGCCGGCGTCACCTACCGTGCGCCCGGCGACAGTGCCGACCGGCCATGGTCGATCAGCCATCTGCCGCTGCTGATCGACGAGGCCGACTGGAAGCAGCTGTCCGCCGGCATCACCCAGCGCGCCGAACTGCTCGAGCTCCTGCTGCGCGACATCTATGGCGAGGGGCGGCTGGTCGCGGAAGGCGCGCTGCCGGCCGCCGCGATCGCCGGCAGCCCCGAATATCTCCGCCCCGTCTGCGGCGTGCCGCCGCCGGGCGGGCGCTATCTCTCGCTCTATGCGGCCGATGTCGGCCGCGGGCCCGACGGGCGCTGGTGGGTGCTGGGCGACCGCACGCAGGCGCCCTCAGGCGCGGGCTATGCGCTAGAGAACCGCCTGGTGCTCTCGCGTGCCTTCTCCGACCTCTACAAGTCGATGAACGTGCCGCGCGTCGCGCCGTTCTTCGAGGCGTTTCGCGACAGCCTGCGCGCGCGCGCCGATCGCGACGAGCCGCGCATCGGCGTGCTCACGCCGGGCAGCTTCAGCGAGACCTATTTCGAGCACGCAACCCTGGCGCGCTATCTCGGCTTCCTGCTGGTCGAGGGCGACGATCTCGCCGTCAGCGACAACCGTATCCACATCCGCACAGTCGCCGGCCTGAAGCGGCTCGACGTGCTGCTGCGCCGGGTCGATTCCAACTCGCTCGATCCGCTCGAGCTCGATGCGTCCTCGCATCTCGGCGTGGCCGGCCTGATCGACGTGCTGCGCAAGGACGGCGTCGTCGTCGCCAACATGCCGGGCTCGGGCGTGCTGGAGGCGCGCGCGCTGCTCGGCTTCCTGCCGGCCCTGAGCCGCCGCCTGCTCGGGCAAGAACTCAAGATGCCGCATATCGCGACCTGGTGGTGCGGCCAGCGCAACGCGCGCGACGAGGTGTTGTCACGGCTCGACGAGGTTGCGATCGAGGGCGCCTATCGCCGCGGCGTTCCCGGCTTTGACAGCAACGGCCCGGTGCTCGCGAGCGAGCTCGACGCCGCCGGGCGCCAGCGTCTCGTCGACGCCATCAGCGCGCGCGGCATGGACTATGTCGGCCAGGAGAT includes the following:
- a CDS encoding circularly permuted type 2 ATP-grasp protein, with protein sequence MGEGAAEQDDKTGKARGQREGQRRLAQWVRDYSRLPGIPDEFLGPDGAPRAVWSRFFDAFGALAPDEIERRFGMADRHLREAGVTYRAPGDSADRPWSISHLPLLIDEADWKQLSAGITQRAELLELLLRDIYGEGRLVAEGALPAAAIAGSPEYLRPVCGVPPPGGRYLSLYAADVGRGPDGRWWVLGDRTQAPSGAGYALENRLVLSRAFSDLYKSMNVPRVAPFFEAFRDSLRARADRDEPRIGVLTPGSFSETYFEHATLARYLGFLLVEGDDLAVSDNRIHIRTVAGLKRLDVLLRRVDSNSLDPLELDASSHLGVAGLIDVLRKDGVVVANMPGSGVLEARALLGFLPALSRRLLGQELKMPHIATWWCGQRNARDEVLSRLDEVAIEGAYRRGVPGFDSNGPVLASELDAAGRQRLVDAISARGMDYVGQEMVRLSTMPVWEQGQLTPRPFVLRVFAAATADGWAIMPGGFCRIAEQADARAVSMGDGARAADVWVVSDKKVSIATLLPATDKVRIRRIAGVLPSRAADNLFWLGRYLERAEATLRLVRALGSPSGPNKGTAASLQSADRIQRLLVAWGAISQASRTAPGRIVAEALQSPERFGSALSLVRAAQRTATSLRERLSPDAWQVITEMADRLAYEVEDDDDVLSAAELTLQELASLAGLAQENMNRAAGWRFLDIGRRTERAINTTRFARQFAYDEACDEDLDILLTLVDSQITYRSRYLLAPILAPVRDLAVLDSYNPRSVAFQVTTLNEHIASLPSLKEHGLIEQPQRLAVAVQSMLATAEAEKLEVKTLFSLEQDLLSLADAIGLHYFPHGPNASRPEKLTGLA